A genomic segment from Nicotiana tabacum cultivar K326 chromosome 9, ASM71507v2, whole genome shotgun sequence encodes:
- the LOC107779776 gene encoding SNF1-related protein kinase regulatory subunit beta-3, with the protein MNQPHQYGEDQDEATVIGFEVSRSPDASYNNVYPGNEDEGREPPMLPLHLHHTLLNHRATRDQSASLPSPQNVVLNHLYIENREAPRSVVALGVTHRFRSKYVTVVLYKPVQRRGGSNNA; encoded by the exons ATGAATCAACCACATCAATATGGTGAAGATCAG GATGAAGCCACTGTGATAGGTTTCGAAGTTTCAAGATCACCCGATGCAAGTTACAACAACGTGTATCCTGGGAACGAAGATGAAGGACGGGAACCGCCAATGCTCCCGTTACATCTGCACCATACCTTGTTAAACCACCGAGCGACTAGAGATCAATCTGCATCCCTCCCCTCGCCACAAAATGTGGTTTTAAACCATCTCTATATCGAGAACAGAGAAGCTCCGAGATCAGTTGTGGCGCTCGGGGTAACACATCGCTTTCGCTCGAAGTATGTTACTGTAGTGCTTTACAAACCAGTTCAAAGGAGAGGAGGTAGTAACAACGCCTAA
- the LOC107779771 gene encoding auxin-responsive protein SAUR68-like, translating to MARKWQKFTAIQRKRISLPRNGNDADYSTTLSSIVEKGHFVVYTADQRRFAIPLSYLENEVIRQLLEMSEEEFGLLSCGPITLPCDSLFMDYIILLIKKGAAAGDLHKALLLSITSCCRLTSLQPQWENQQLLVY from the coding sequence ATGGCCAGAAAATGGCAGAAGTTTACAGCCATTCAAAGGAAGAGGATATCACTTCCAAGAAATGGCAATGATGCAGACTACAGTACAACATTATCATCTATAGTTGAGAAAGGCCATTTTGTAGTGTACACAGCTGATCAAAGGCGCTTTGCGATTCCATTATCTTATCTGGAAAATGAGGTCATTAGGCAACTCTTGGAAATGTCTGAAGAAGAGTTTGGGCTGCTTAGTTGTGGACCTATTACATTGCCATGTGATTCACTTTTCATGGATTACATCATTTTGCTAATCAAGAAAGGAGCAGCAGCTGGAGATCTTCACAAAGCATTGCTCCTCTCAATCACTTCATGTTGCAGATTAACATCTTTACAACCCCAATGGGAAAACCAGCAGCTACTTGTCTATTGA